The Numenius arquata chromosome 6, bNumArq3.hap1.1, whole genome shotgun sequence sequence CAAGCACTGGTGAGGCAGCTTAGCCCCAGTAGATGATCTGAATCCGATGTCACCATGTGTTTTGCAGGCACAGCGTTCAGCTTCTTTTAAGGATTTATATTTGTGTGTGGCTGCACAGGTATTATGAACTGCTTACCCTGCAGTGCCTGCTGGAAGATGTGAGGAAGCTGCTGAGCCCAGAGCACTGCGAGAAATTCTTCCTTCAGAATAGAGCGTTTGATACAGAATATATAACTTCACCTTTAAAATGCAGCCCGAATTtctgttgtgggttttggttttttttaagtagagaCCTCCTGAAATAGTGAGAGTAGGTATTAATGACATTTGTGGATCAGAGGGAGCTAAGAACAATCTTTAAAGTTTAGGGGAAACAAGCAAAATAATAGATCGTATGAAACAAGCAGAATAATGAgagccacacacacacagtgcCTGACCTGTCCTATCACAGCAGAGCCTGATTTCCTCTCCAGCTGTTGAaaggaagcagaagcacaagACTCTGTGCCAGAATTTGGTCAAGGTAGAATTCTTTTTAGGAGTAACAACAAACATAGGGTATTTCCAAGGTGATTTTGAAAGTGGGGAAGGAGAGATAACAGCTCTCTGCTTTTTGAGGAAAATCTCACAACCAAGCCAATGTTGAACATGAGAAAACAAAACTCAGTGTTTAATAAGCAGTGATTTGTCTCAGATAAACAGCTCTTTAGTAGAGCTTGTTATAGGTAATCTTGCAACTGTTTTTTTTACTTGCAGAATTTTTTCAAAGAAGTCTTGAAATACAGTTGTTTTGGCACAAAAGCCTTTGTGCCTTAGGAATTTACCAATGCAATAATATGAATAAACTGGAGATGTTAAAGAACTTTTCTTTGTCTAGCTGGCATGCATCTCTTAGCTGTGGCAATAGAGGTTGTGTGTATAAAATGTTGCTCAGGAAATGGCAGTGGTTGGCTTGGTACAGTTTAAAAATTGCATGTGTAATGGAAGATAACCTGCATGGTTGCTTGTGAAATAATCATTTCCTTCCCCATCTTCAGTGCGATGACTAATATGTTATCTGAACATTTCTTCTAAAAACTTGGGAGCTAGTGACATAAAAGCACATGAGGGAAAAGCGTGCCTGCTTTTTGATTAAAATCTCTGTTTGTGTAAATCTCAAAAGTTCAGTTAATAtttttgtgaataaaaataaGCAGTGGCCCTTGATTACTATCTGTATTCTTCTAAAATACTAATAGTAGCTTCTATTATTTTAAATGATGAAATTCCTATAGCCATTTTACTGCCACTCTGAGGGGCTTCCCTATTTCAGGacttttcttggcaaaagaaCTGTAAGATTTGTTTACTTCTAAGGCCTATGAGAATAATCCTATTTCAGGAATAGCTAGTAAAATATTTCTAGTTAACTCTGTGGCTCTGAGGAGAGTTATTAAAACCGATAAGCATTCTTTTATcgtgtttttaaaaactgttttcatcCATGTTTTTTCTAGTTTATGTGTATGTTCTGAAACTTTGGACAAGCAGCATGCAGTTCCATCTTTGTAGGGTTTCTGCGTGCGTATGTGTGACATATagggttttttctggtttgctAGAAAGATTTATCTTTGCCTCCCCTCTGCCATTTCCGTTTTGTAGAGTGAATCTCTGGTGGTTTGTGATGTTGCAGAAGACCTGGTGGAGAAACTGAGAAAATTCCGGTTTCGTAAAGAAACCAACAATGCTGCCATTATAAGTAAGTTAAAAACATGCCTGACAAAAATCACAAGGTCTTGCGGAAAATCCtatctcctcttttctttcctatgtAGTGTTGCTACTGTAACAGATAAATGGCAGCCAGGAGGCTGTTTCTTGTatgaaattcagtatttcaaATTCTACCTAGAATTTTGACAGTAAAGCAACACTGTTCTTATGATGCAAGACTTCATCCGCTCTTAATAGAGTATTTATATAGAATTGCATCTACCAGTCTACCACTGGTTGTAAAATGATAGTAAAAACGTTGTCAAGGCACAGTCATTTGGAGTTTGTAAATTTTGTACCGTTTGGGTAGGGGATTTTGACATTTCTGTCTTTGAAACTTGAGAAGAGCGTATTGCAATGAACAGTGCTTCGACTCTGCACTTCAGTGATTTTGTGAAGTCATGGGTTAGACTGAAGAGGCAGAATGGAAGCACAAGGAGTGTGGGGGAATGTTAAAAAGCTTTGTGCACACAATGTATAAATGTGTTGAAAAAAACATTGAtctatgttttattttgatttatagtGAAAATCGACAAGGATAAGCAGTTGGTGGTACTGGATGAGGAGCATGAGGTTTGTTAAATGAATTGTAAATAAGAGTATCTTCAGCCTGCAATGTATTGTTGTCTCTAAGGTACTGCCTTAGTTTCAAATTGTTATCAAACTCTTAATCTAATTTGGGTCATGAGCTTATTTAAATGCATGGTCACTCTGCATGTAAAGCACAGCACTATTAATAGTGGAACTATGCAGAAGCAATTGACTAATTAATTGCACAAAAGTTATTCTAAAGCTGTTATGATACAACTATGTAAAAAGCATCTTTGGCACATGCTGGCTTTTTGAAGAgatttctgctgtgtttccaCGTAGATCTGCATATTTGACTCTGAGCTGATCTGCCATCAATTAGAAGCTAGGATTGCTAATCCTCTGCAGACTCTAAATTTGATAGGTGGCATAATAAGGTCAGCCCAGCGTGTAGTGTTTCTTAATGGTACATAGGGCAAAATTAAATCCTTCCCAGGGATTTGAGCATTAACCGTAGCTCTTATTCCCTAGAATGTAGAAGTTAATGTAATATCTGAATAGAATGGGGActctttttttgcttgcttgaggAGGAAGGACTGAATTGTTTGAAAACACCATTTATGTAGCTGACTTTAACAAATACTTTTTGGTGTGTGCTTGCTTACTTCTGTTTAGCACTAGAGTTAAAGTGTAGTAGCTGCCAGCGTATCCAACTAGAgccaaaaatgttttctaaactcATTATGGCTAAAATAGGGATGATTATTCATGCTAacattaattctgtgtttagtcATAGGAATCTATTAGCGCACAAGTTTTCCTGAACTGCTCTAGTAATTTGTGTGAGAGATCGGTATCAGTTCAACTGTAGCTGTACATCTAACTTACAGCTGCTTCACTGTTCCATTATTCTGCTTTAGCCTTCATAGTGTACCTTCAAGTGCAAGATCATTTGTTCAAATACTGCTTGTGTTTAATGTTACCAGGGTATTTCTCCTGATGAGCTAAAAGATGAGCTGCCCGAGAGACAACCTCGATATCCTTCATGTGCTGCTGGCATTTGGTCTTACTCACTCCTGGAAGCTGTTCAAAATGTTCAGAGTTGGACTTCACCTTTTTAGGCCAATACTTGCCTGTAGTGTGACTTTACTGATATTTTATTTGTGAGACAACCTAGGGATCAGTTCTCGTGATGCATTGAACAGTTGTCCCACTTGTTGAAACAATGACTGATGCATTTAAGCTTTTCctgagattttatttcctttttagacTGTATAATGTTTGTGGAAGTAAAGTGAAGCCACGCGGCTGTTAATGTAAAGAAGTGAGTAAAATGTACCAGTTTTGTATGTGGCTACTTCTAAATATAGAAAAGTGCCTGTGTAACTTTGGGTCTGTTTTGGTACTTTCTCAGCATGTGGCCCTTGCTATTTTGCTGCAGTTACTGGTTCTGGGAGTGCTGTAGGCATGGGATCTAGGGAAgaatctttgtatttaaaaaaagggtggaaaaaaaaaaaagacaaattattctTTAATTAGATGAAATCAGAGGGGTACTTAAGTTATAAGGGAAGAAAATCTCTGCCTCCGTTATCCTCCAAAGCTGGCTGGCACTATTCCATGTGCCGTGCTGAATTTTCCTTTCATGACCATAATGCAGTAGGAGGCTATAAAGCAGGAGTCCTACTTCAAATCTGAGCTCAAATTCAGCAAAGCACCTGAAACAATGTAGTGCTTAGTCTGCAAAGAAAGAATCTGGCTTTCATTAAGCCAGAAACATGTTGGTGGGTGTGGGAAGTCTTTTTACAAAGCTGGGAGAGGAATATTTGTGATAAAAGGGTGACTTTTAGCTCCCTGAGACAGCCCTCACACCCGGCTGTGGCAGAAGTTGGTAAAGACAGGCGGGGTTCTGAAAGTCaaatatggaaatgaaaaaaggAGAACAGTGAGACTACTTATCAAATTTAAAGTATCTTTTAGAACGCAAGACTTATCTGTGCCTGCATCAGCCTCTGCTAACTGAGGCTTATATCCTACTAAAATCATTGCTTTCTTAGTTTCTTTAACctcagaaaaaacatttattgtGTATAGTTACAAGTATCAGCATGATGATGGAAGAGTTTCTTACCCATTGTGCTTTATCTTCTCCAGTCCAGTTGGTGAGTGAACGTTGGGAACGGTAGCTACTATGTGCTGTAAATATGGGAATGTTCTTTGCTATGGAAGATAAATTGAGTGCTTAATGCTTGAATAGAGGTTCAGATACTTAAGGCTAGGTTTGCTTATGCCACTGCTGGAGGAAGGAAGGCACTATAAAGTTATCTGGAGACCTTCTTTGGCAGAAAGGAATCTCTAGTGTATTAGCTCCATCTTCACCATCAGCTCATGACAAGGGTAGAGACTTCCATCTGCCCAGATCTCCCTATTTGCTAATGGTTTTCACTGCCTCTGGGGTTTACATTTAGGGCACTTAGGAAGTATGGGAGAAgagattttctttcctatttctgaaGGCTGAAAAGCAATGTTAGTTTCCTGCATAGTTCGCCAAAAGGTGTGTCTTTCTAAATGTGCCTGCTGACTATGGTGGTGTGTGCAGCAACACCCTCCTGTAAAGGAAAGGACTCTGGAGCACTCTGCATCTATTCATGTAGGTTTAACCCTATGTTTCCTGTCACCCTCTCCTCAAATCTTAGGAAGTACTCAAAACATGACCAGACGAGGCTCAGGAAATGAGCAAGGAGAGGGATGGAAGATGCCACCTCTGTTCCTGAGGTTTTCTGTTCAGCTCTGTCCATTTTGCTATTTGGATGTTAGTGACAGTGTGGGAAGAAATTCCTCTCCTTCTCAGAAGGGCCTGGGAATCCATGTCTATTCATGAAAGGAACAGGGCTCTGTAAAAGGGTTGGGATGGGATTAGAGAGGAGACTTTCCCAGGGGCCCTATCTGCGATGGGCAGCAACAGATGATGTCTCCAAACAGTGCTGTGATGTGAAAGGGCTCTCACAACTATgggtgaaaaggagaaaaagagggcTCCATAACCCAGATCTGAGCAGGTGAAAGTGCAGGGTGAACAGGCTATGTTCAAGGAGAAGGAGACTGTAATCTTAGATTGTGCCAAGTTTATATAGAGCAATATCTTCCTCTGCTTGTGTCACAGCAACCCTAAACATAAACATCTGCGCAGGGAACTGTGTAATTTTAATAGAAGCCAAATAAGCTGCATTTTGATTTGGACTTATAGAGCTGAACTGCTCTTGTGGCTTCCATCTGTGTTCTGAATTGTAGTAGGGTAGCTTGCTGGTATTACTGGATTATCCTTGTTATCCTCTAGAAGAAGATAAACTGATTGTATTGTTTTACCCTTCATTATTCAGAAGTAGAATAACTAGGTAGGTAAAAGAGTTTAGCAGCTCGTGTGCATATTCCTCTGTAGGTACCTGAGAATATTTGTGTGGATATTATAGGTGTTACTTCTCTTCTGAAGGAGGATCTTTTGTGAATCTAAAGATCTTACAAAAAGATCGTAAAATTTTCTTACTGCTGATCTAAGAGCAGTGAGAAATTTCCTGGGAGACCCTGAAATAGCAAAGCAGGCAGACTTGTAGTACTTCATGGAGAAAGAGAGCTTAGTGATCTTTATGCGTGGCAAGATTTAAAAGTACGCTCGTCTAGAAACTTCTGCACTTAAGTTGCTTAACTTctaaagaaaagcctttttttttttcatgaggttttctgtttcaaaaaatttTCTGCAAACTGAAGTTAGACTGGTTCTGGAATCAGAAACAGTGAACCATTAGTTGGGACTTTAAACAGCAGTTAACTTTAACTGAAGTTGTTCAGGGTGAGGGAGAGTCATTTTAAGCTACCAATTCAGttgggggattttggggagagatcagcagaacaaacaaaacattcAAATTGTCTTGATTTGTTCCCAGTTTGACTCCAGCTCAAAGGCATATGCTATAAAGATCTGTATAAGTGGAACTAGCAAAGTCGTGGGAATCTTCCAGAAATAGCAAGAGGGCAAAGAATTGAATGTAGCGTAATCAGAAAACCACTGTAGCGGTGGGAGGTACTGCTTTGTTGGCTGTTGTGATTCAAGTTTGACTGCTGCAATGCTTGATGTTAGCTCTAAGCAGAAACACTTGTTGAGACCACCAATTCAACCTGCACAACTATTGcttctggaaatgtttttcaaTTACTAGATATGAAAGTAAGAGCAAGGATGATAATGTAAAGAAATAGGTCGCTTCTGAATGGAGACTTCAGCTTTCCGTTTggattctttaaaaaagaaaaaaaaaaaaaatctgatttttttaagtgttgcaGTCAAAATAACTAAACAACCTCTTTCTTTTCCACACAACTACAGGATGTAAGCCTGAACAGCAGATGATGTATGCTGGAAGCAAGAATAAGCTTGTACAGACAGCTGAACTCACTAAGGTATAAT is a genomic window containing:
- the GMFB gene encoding glia maturation factor beta, producing the protein MSESLVVCDVAEDLVEKLRKFRFRKETNNAAIIMKIDKDKQLVVLDEEHEGISPDELKDELPERQPRFIVYSYKYQHDDGRVSYPLCFIFSSPVGCKPEQQMMYAGSKNKLVQTAELTKVFEIRNTEDLTEEWLREKLGFFH